In the genome of Magnolia sinica isolate HGM2019 chromosome 2, MsV1, whole genome shotgun sequence, one region contains:
- the LOC131225455 gene encoding ketol-acid reductoisomerase, chloroplastic-like → MFAFAQVGLRKGSRSFGEVRAAGFSEENGTLGDIWETVSGNDLLLLLISDAAQADNYEKIFSHMKPNSILGLSHGFLLGHLQSSGLDFPKNISVIAVCPKGMGPSVRRLCVQGKEISGAGINSSFAVHQDVDGRATNVALGWSVALGSPFTFATKLEQ, encoded by the exons ATGTTTGCCTTTGCGCAGGTTGGGCTGAGGAAAGGCTCTCGCTCTTTTGGCGAAGTGCGTGCTGCTGGATTTAGTGAGGAGAATGGAACCCTGGGTGACATTTGGGAAACTGTTTCAGGCAATGATCTTTTGTTGCTATTGATTTCTGATGCCGCACAG GCAGATAATTACGAGAAAATCTTTTCTCACATGAAACCAAACAGCATCCTTGGGCTTTCTCATGGCTTTCTTCTTGGACATCTACAGTCTTCGGGGCTTGATTTCCCCAAGAACATTAGTGTGATTGCTGTATGCCCCAAGGGAATGGGTCCATCTGTGAGGAGATTGTGCGTTCAGGGCAAGGAGATAAGTGGTGCAGGAATCAATTCTAGCTTTGCTGTCCACCAG GATGTTGATGGTAGAGCTACAAACGTGGCCCTTGGATGGTCAGTTGCTCTTGGTTCTCCATTTACATTTGCCACTAAATTGGAGCAATAG